The following are encoded together in the Palaemon carinicauda isolate YSFRI2023 unplaced genomic scaffold, ASM3689809v2 scaffold1064, whole genome shotgun sequence genome:
- the LOC137635255 gene encoding secreted protein C-like, with protein sequence MRPPLASQDIRHPLVSQQESENASFVGESENASLIGESENASLIGESENASLIGESENVSSVSESENASSGNKSENASSIGESVNASSNGKSENASSIGKSVNASSNGKSENASSNGKSVNASSNGKSENASSIGKSVNASSIGKSENASSIGKSVNASSNGKSVNASSNGKSVNASSNGESENA encoded by the coding sequence ATGCGTCCTCCATTGGCGAGTCAGGATATTCGTCATCCATTGGTGAGTCAGCAAGAGTCAGAAAATGCGTCATTTGTCGGCGAGTCAGAAAATGCGTCACTCATTGGTGAGTCAGAAAATGCGTCACTCATTGGTGAGTCAGAAAATGCGTCACTCATTGGTGAGTCAGAAAATGTGTCATCTGTCAGCGAGTCAGAAAATGCATCATCCGGCAACAAGTCAGAAAATGCGTCATCCATTGGTGAGTCAGTAAATGCGTCATCCAATGGCAAGTCAGAAAATGCTTCATCCATTGGCAAGTCCGTAAATGCGTCATCCAATGGCAAGTCAGAAAATGCGTCATCTAATGGCAAGTCAGTAAATGCGTCATCCAATGGCAAGTCAGAAAATGCTTCATCCATTGGCAAGTCAGTAAATGCGTCATCCATTGGCAAGTCAGAAAATGCGTCATCCATTGGCAAGTCAGTAAATGCGTCATCCAATGGCAAGTCAGTAAATGCGTCATCCAATGGAAAGTCAGTAAATGCGTCATCCAATGGCGAGTCAGAAAATGCATAA
- the LOC137635256 gene encoding dentin sialophosphoprotein-like, which yields MEDAFSDSPMEDAFSDSPMEDAFSDSPTEDAFSDSPTADAFSDSPMEDTFSDSEMDDAFSYSQMDDAFSDSPMDDAFSYSQMDDAFSDSPMSDVFSDSPTDHTFSDSPMEDAFPDSPMEDTFSDSPMEDAFFDSPVDEAFSDLLPDDTFYDSPTDDTFSDSPTEDTFSDSQMDDTFSDSPTVHAFSDSPINNAFSDSAMDDVFSDSPTDQAFSDSPTGDAFSNSPMDDALSSPLTTHLKVPLAPSLLA from the coding sequence ATGGAGGACGCATTTTCTGACTCACCAATGGAGGACGCATTTTCTGACTCACCAATGGAGGACGCATTTTCTGACTCACCAACGGAGGACGCATTTTCTGACTCACCAACGGCGGACGCATTTTCTGACTCACCAATGGAGGATACATTTTCTGACTCAGAAATGGATGATGCATTTTCTTACTCACAAATGGATGATGCATTTTCTGACTCGCCAATGGATGACGCATTTTCTTACTCACAAATGGATGATGCATTTTCTGACTCACCAATGAGTGACGTATTTTCTGACTCGCCGACAGATCACACATTTTCTGACTCACCAATGGAGGACGCATTTCCTGACTCGCCAATGGAGGATACATTTTCCGATTCACCAATGGAGGACGCATTTTTTGACTCGCCAGTGGATGAAGCATTTTCTGACTTGTTGCCGGATGATACATTTTATGACTCGCCGACAGATGACACATTTTCTGACTCACCAACGGAGGATACATTTTCTGACTCACAAATGGATGATACGTTTTCTGACTCCCCGACGGTTCACGCATTTTCTGACTCGCCGATAAATAATGCATTTTCAGACTCCGCAATGGATGACGTATTTTCTGACTCGCCAACTGATCAGGCCTTTTCTGACTCACCAACAGGTGACGCATTTTCAAACTCCCCGATGGATGACGCACTTTCTAGCCCACTGACGACGCATCTAAAAGTTCCCCTTGCACCTTCATTGCTTGCATGA